The Salvia miltiorrhiza cultivar Shanhuang (shh) chromosome 2, IMPLAD_Smil_shh, whole genome shotgun sequence DNA window gcttataagctcaattatccaaacacttcgacaacttataagctcccgagacattacatcttataagctcttgaaacgtcttataagctattggagcttataagcgctctaaaataagcttagccaagcACACTATAAGACTAACATGGCAAGTCCGCTATACAACAAGGACAAGATTCTTACCATTTCTTCATTTAGTTTTCACAAAGAATCGTGAAATCAATAAACCATCCcaccaaattttaatttcttctgCGAAGATTTcatggattttatttatttatttgttatcaGGATTTGCAAACATTCCCTATAATTCTGGCAACGAAACTAAAAttacatgaattttttttttaaaaaataagactTAAATTATGATAAATATCAGATTCAAGATCAAAATACTTAAGAAAATCACACAACTCAACACTATCACCAAGGAGCTCGAGGTTTATTTGTTCAATATTTTGATGATCTTGCAGGATAGAAACCACAAACCCCATCACAAATCAATGTGCATAGAATCTGAAAGTTATATCTGTGCATTGTTAGTTTCTCCGAACTGATCCAGTAATTAATTTCAGAGCATAAATAAAATTCGATTGaagcaaaaatgaaaaatttagttaaaaataaataaataaaaaacttacATGTACATTATGTCGAACATCTCGTCAACAAGCCTCTTCAAGTTCTCATCAAACGAGGCAACTCGCTTGTTCTTTGCTCTCAAAATGGGGTCCGGATACTTAATTATTTCAAGAGGTCCCTTAAATAGCAAATCAGAGGCTGTTCCAAAATAAGCAAAAATTATACGAATTTCAATCCAATAATTTATCAGGTAAATTAGCAGTAATGAAGTGCATAATCCACATAAATAGAAATGATCGTGTTCTGGTTACTTACGAGAAGCTACTTGTTCAACTTTAGCTACGGGAGAGGAGCTCCGCCGTGCCTGCGCAAGTACTGGTCGGACCGCAAGCTTGTGGCCGCGAGAAGACGGGGTGAAGGAACCAGCACGGCGGGATAGGGGGCGGAGGAAGGGGAGGAGTGTGTGAGTGAGGGCGGTGGAGTGGAGGTATGTCGGAGCAGCCATTACGGCAATTATTTGGGATCTGAAAATTTATAATCCCGTTTAcacgaaaaaagaaaaggaaaaaaagtttcatttatccataaaaaataattttactccACATTTTGAGCAAATATTAAAGTAACCATTTTGGTTAAGCAAAGGTTAATAAtaaccataaaaataaaaaatatattaattgtaaatacttttaccaaaatattcttatattttaaaatttatatattaacaaaaaaaaccTTCAACTCTTTCTCATCGTCTCCTTCCTCTAGTCAACATAGACAACCCATGACTCGACATACACACTCGCATCAGGCAGCGAAGCAGCGGCGAAAACCACCAAAAATATTTTAGCAGATGAGTGCCGGCCTGTGGGAGAAGAAAAGAATGGAGGGGAGGGGAGGGGAGGGGGTGGCCGGGTGGGTTacattttaattctattttgattttttaattattactccctccgtcccattattcatggctcgtgttcctttttgggccgtcccaagcTACTTGgctcgtttcctttttgggacatAATTAGGGAACTATTAACAACTTAATTAAGGCAACTATATAAAGCAAAATTAGAAACCCTAAATCTACATCTTTCCTCCTCAATTCCTTCCGCcgctctctgctctctctctctctctcatatgcGCCGCCTCCACCATCCTCCACCACCCTCAAGCCTCTCGCCTCCTCCATCGTCTCCACCACCCTCCTGCGCCCTCCATCATCCTCGGACCTCTCTCGCCTCCACCAccctcctccgccgcctccaccatTCTCCTGTGcgctccaccgcctccaccaTCCTCCTGCGCGCCTCCACCACCCTCAACCCTCCCGTCTCCTGCGCCGCTACCACCATCCTCCTGCGcgctccaccgcctccaccaCCCTTCTGCGCGCCTCCACCACCCTCAGGCCTCTCGCCTCCtgcgccgcctccaccacccTCCTGCCTCATGCCTCCAACACCCTCCACCGCCTCGCGTCTCCACCACCCTCCCACGCCGCCTCCACTGCAAAaccctaagatttctttttgtAGAGGTTCCACCGCCTCCACCCTCCACTACCTCTATCCAAACAGATTTCTGATTTTGGTTgttttgattttaaaattttattttttgatttttgttgattttgaagTTTTGAGTTTTGATCTTTGCTGTTGCTGTTAATCGGAGCAAGAGAGGGAAAAATGGTGTTGTTGGCTCTGTTGCAGATTTtgggggaaaatggtggtgttgTAGATGGTGGTTGTAACCTCGCCGGTGTTAAGAGCGGCGGCGCCGGCACCGGATTTTGGGGGGAAATGGCGGTATTGTAGATACTGTGTACTTGATTAACAACTACTAAAATCAATTTAAGATAACACTAATTATATGACTCACACCTTATTTCCCTTAAGTTTtgtctcctaaatacccgtgccgaaaagttttgagccatgattaacgggacggagggagtatttggaTGTATTGATAGTATAAttttagtaaggataaaatagtctatcacacaaaaaatggtttgaattaatatatttttatttttgtggttATAATTAACATTTTCCTAAGTAAATTGGTTATTTAGTAGTATTGGAGTATTAACACTTCTCTTATTCTCTACTACTATTTATATCATTGATGGACTCGCCTAAAAAATTTAACACAATTCACTTAACCCACTAATCCTAACATCTAATAACCCAAATCATATTCCCCAAAATAAACCCAATCTATATGTCACTCTCTCAAACCCTAGCTTACTAGCCCCTCATTCTCTCCTATATCTTTCTAGATCACCGcctctttttaattattatactatcgataatttcttttatttttttgataatttaattatattaaataaaaaattttaaagaCCATGTCACGAAAGACTTTATGTATGTCTCTAGATTCATTAAAAGTTGGAGCCTAATACGGTATTACCTGAAACACCGTTCACGattgttgatgatttaaaatgACACATAAATAGGAATAGACCGACctcttttttatttagttaaaacCCAAACCTAACTAATTAATCAAGCCTACAAGGGAGGACTcaactctccctctctcacacATTACTTGAGCATATTTATATTGTGGATAAGtcaatttaattgttttataattttgttatttgtGTAATTATATGTTCAATTGCTGAATTGAAATTTATTaagtgaaaaaagaaataagaaaaatctAAACACTCATTGATAACATATAAATGCTAATTAAAGATCGaacttcattaaaaaaaaaaaatttgagaaAATTTAGAAGGTAAAACaccacaaaaagaaaaaaaaaatatgcgtCAATTACAAGCCAAAaggaaataagaaataaaaagttGGGTCCAAAAGCGTACGAGTGACTACTGATAAAACAataaactcaaaataaaaacaaaatccaACGAAACCCGATTCAGTCGGAATCATAGACGGAATCAAGACCTAGCGCACCAAAAACCTGAAAAAATTTGCATCCGACCACTCCAAAACTCAACCACCACCGAAATACAAAGCTCAGGGCCCAAGATATAAGCCACGAGTAAACCAGCCCGTTTTAGACGAAGCAAATCGGCACTAACATCTTGAAACCAAAACCAGAAAGCCCAGCCGCCAAACCATGGCAACTATATGTTCTACAATATCCAACTAAATACTCCCACcatcccatgaagcatgacacacttcttttcggcacgagaattaagaaattggtattttgtgtgttaagtgtggtaggtgaaaaagtgaaaatgtgtataaatgataaattttttgccatttttagaaacgtgtcatgcttcgtgggacagaccaaaaaagaAACTTTGTCATGCTTCGTgtgacggagggaatattaatgtgtttgtataatttttatttcagaCTTTAGTTTAAATTAATGTGTTtgttattctaatttttttctatCCAACTTATATTGATGATGTGCGAAGGTACTAAAGCATTGCCATTTTAATTTCGGTTAATGGAAAACTTCACGAAGTTTTTCTTTCCAAATTCATTTGAAGTATGTTATAATTTCCGAGTCTTTATTttaaggctgcgtttactttgatggataaatttatccatggaaaatgatggataataaaaatttatatctttaaatgtctctttttcttttccaacattttacacaaaagtatttttccttccttattttcacttcaaggatggataatattatccactatccatcattgaagtgaaaataagaaaggaaaaatggtgaacttctcttctgtgttaaatgttggaaaagaaagaagacatctaaaggcataaatttttgttatccattatttttcatggataaatttatccatcaaaataaacgcagtCTAATAGGTAACAGTCCACTCTTCTATTTAACTTGAAGAGGGGAAAGAAAGAACCATGATATCCATACGGTCTTTCACTGAtatgtttataaaaaataaaaaaagttggttctctctcattttttcaAGTAAAACATAAAGATCACAAATAATCGAATACAACACCAATAGCATACCATATATATCCGACTTCATTATTATATCACTAATGCAATAATacgttttatttaaattagaaTATGAGAATTATTTTAAAGTGATCATTATAAAACACAAGCTTCTAAGAAAAATGTTCAAATAAAAACTCTTACTTAAATTGAAAATgtgataattattttaaattatctaaTCGTGAAAATCTACGAATATCGCATCACATTGATAAATAAATGTGACGCCTATAATTAATTTTACGGTAAATACAATGATTTTATACACTTGCTGCAGTATTCTGACATACTTATCAAGAATATATTTCTTTCATCCCACCTTATTTGGCCTAATTCTTTTTGTCACTATTATTTAAGAGAATATGATTATAATGTAAACTATGTGGATTCATATcgattttagaaagaaaaaaaaataattacttagAAAGGAAATAAGATAAGTCAGTCTAAAATAGAAACTAAATCAAATGAAGTGGGATAAAAGgaatactttaaaaaaaattgtatttacaattaaaattttcaaatcacATAGTCATACACAATAACACTACCACGTACCAAAAAAAGGACAGAAACTCGAACAAATATTTGCaactaaaaaaaaggaaaatgatgGATGGTTACGTTGCACGAGGCATAGATTGTTGTAAGGAGTTGTAAACCCCATTAGAAATTAGGTAGTTAAATCAAATATGTGGCTGAGATTGAAGTGTAATGGCGTAGGCCCACTTAATCCAATTCTTGTCCACAAATTGGGCTTGCGGTCAACAATTAATCGAAATTGAAGAATACTTAATAAAGCCCATGATCTTATTCTAACTTTTGTCCACATGTGGAAAATTGAGTGAGCCGATTTAGTAAATAAAGTGGCCACACACTTCAAACTCTATACTAAAAATGGTAGCCTCATTGTCATCCTTAAACATTGTACTCCCACTTGGTTACATTCCATGTGACACACTTTAAATGGATACTAGTTACTTGGAATTAGTATGTCCATAAGATCTAAAGTGATACTCCCTTCATCCTACGAAGCAAGacctagttcttttcggcacaagaattaaaaaattggtattttatgtgttaagtgtggtaggtgaaaaaatgaaaagatgaataaagaataaattttttgctatttttagaaactagtcatgtttcgtgggacataccaaaaaggaaacttagtcttgcttcatgggacggatggaATAGTAGAATTGAGTGTTTTTCAAATATAGATTATTTTTCGTATTTTACATGAAATTATATTTGAGCTCTTTTTATACCTGAGACCATGCTAGAAGTAAgtttattaaaatttagatGCTGGCCTCAtggttaaaaagagaaagtgtGATCACGTCCCAAAATATAAGTGGTATATTCTTATGTGACGaacgaaaatgaaaaaagtgatatatttttatggaacgaagagtgtcacaccccaattcttgaaggaataaatataatcgaggtgtgaataattcatagaaataaacaagggaaaaaccttgttaaaagccgaaataggatagaaagtcagGCTGTTTGTGTGCATATATTAagtgattacttattatatgctaagcatgacatggaTTTGCATAagtatttttgcaaataaaagtacCTATGGtttaaattggttttcattaaatccaattattaaagaaaaatcgAGTAAATATATTGTTGGTGTCTTTGACTCAAGAACTTtcgttttcaattatttatttattaaattttgaaaacccggctaagtgaatcatagaaagATTAGCACACTCACTAAGAATTAAGATTAGTTTCATGAGACCTATTAaggatagaatttcttgtaggctttgtggaccaagggggattagcactgctttcccaagatgagtttatgtgattatgatcttcaggctttgcctaaccaggtgggcttactttccaaatgtataaagtatgattgagttattaagctctaaatgtttcaatgaaatgcaaattatttatttaatgaaatgcaaactgtttatccaataaaatgtttatgtgcactctgctctgtttaaggctcgcaaagttaatcaattgaggttctcttatgacctaacacgttgtctGAGAATCGTGTACACATGCTAgttgacctggtgggttgatctccatcgggcactggccagaggcgttataagggtgctcgacgggatgtgttccggagcatgtatcatgtaaggcctgcctgggtagcgtcccgaggtcaattcaacttgtctgagttacgtcctcagggcaagtgcaatgggagaaatggatccgtcggtggctagaggtccgggatcacagcgagtaacagaaagggagtgtgacatgtgcgcacaaatgaaaaatgttttaacatgcttagaagttctttcaatttaaaaccttctaagttatgtcaattataatttgataaactgtctttacgaaaatatgaaatgtttataaaaatgctagcccactaagtacattagtacttagcccaaaattactttcaaatgttttcaggttgattggtcggtgctgacggggcagagctgaggctagggttcaactccgtattttgtcttccgctgttgcactagctctcatttgtcttatgtttctctaacttaagacctttatgttaaattctgaattatgtttcttatcgagtgtagactctcaacttctagctctatgatagttaacgttggttatcagaagcatgaaaccaaacttgtgatcctgaagtttagaatgttgttgattgattagtatcacttgatttctatctttcttcattcaaagggcgttgcccgacctttttattctattatctgaatttcacaaggttcttctcttgtttatttctatgattttagtcgcacctcgattatagtttattctttcaa harbors:
- the LOC131009937 gene encoding sulfated surface glycoprotein 185-like, producing the protein MRRLHHPPPPSSLSPPPSSPPPSCALHHPRTSLASTTLLRRLHHSPVRSTASTILLRASTTLNPPVSCAATTILLRAPPPPPPFCAPPPPSGLSPPAPPPPPSCLMPPTPSTASRLHHPPTPPPLQNPKISFCRGSTASTLHYLYPNRFLILILGENGGVVDGGCNLAGVKSGGAGTGFWGEMAVL